A single genomic interval of Zingiber officinale cultivar Zhangliang chromosome 4A, Zo_v1.1, whole genome shotgun sequence harbors:
- the LOC121971672 gene encoding nascent polypeptide-associated complex subunit beta-like: protein MDVEKLRRMAGAVRTGGKGSVRRKKKAVHKATTTDDKRLQSTLKRIGVNSIPAIEEVNIFKDDHVIQFINPKVQASIAANTWVVSGSPQSKKLQDLLPGIINQLGPDNLEHLKRLAEHLQKQAPAANRKQDENDDDVPELVPGETFEAAATENQAK, encoded by the exons ATGGATGTAGAGAAGCTTAGGAGGATGGCCGGTGCCGTCCGCACCGGTGGAAAAGGAAGTGTACGGAG AAAGAAGAAGGCAGTTCACAAGGCGACAACAACAGATGATAAGAGGCTTCAAAGCACTTTGAAAAGAATAGGCGTAAATTCTATCCCTGCTATAGAAGAAGTCAACATTTTTAAGGATGATCATGTTATTCAATTTATTAATCCTAAAG TACAAGCTTCAATTGCTGCAAATACATGGGTTGTCAGTGGATCTCCTCAGTCAAAGA AACTTCAAGATCTGCTACCTGGAATCATTAACCAGCTTG GCCCTGACAACCTAGAACACCTGAAGAGGCTTGCAGAACACTTGCAAAAGCAGGCACCTGCTGCCAATCGAAAGCAGGATGAAAACGACGATGACGTCCCTGAGCTAGTGCCTGGGGAGACATTCGAAGCTGCTGCAACCGAAAATCAAGCTAAGTAG
- the LOC121971673 gene encoding RNA-binding protein Y14A-like: protein MAAAVGDVEVVDFEPDEDDLMDEEVGAADADPSPAPAAKLRSTIAGGGSSGLVPRKTKGRGFREEAGPGRGSHLSAREFDSLDSDGGPGPQRSIEGWMLLVSGVHEEAQEDDLHNAFREFGQVKNLHLNLDRRTGFVKGYALIEYENFEEAQTAIATLNGTELLTQRIFVDWAFSKGPVKRRNARRRSPGAHRSRSPPRRRY from the exons ATGGCGGCTGCCGTAGGCGACGTTGAGGTGGTGGATTTCGAGCCCGATGAGGACGATCTCATGGACGAGGAGGTTGGCGCCGCTGACGCCGACCCTTCTCCTGCTCCTGCGGCTAAGCTTCGATCCACCATCGCGGGCGGTGGCTCCTCTGGATTAGTACCCAGGAAGACCAAAGGCCGGGGCTTCCGCGAGGAGGCAGGCCCTGGTCGCGGCAGCCACCTGTCTGCCAGGGAGTTCGATTCCCTCGACTCGGATGGAGGTCCCGGGCCTCAGCGAT CTATTGAGGGATGGATGTTGTTAGTATCTGGAGTTCATGAAGAAGCACAGGAAGATGATCTTCATAATGCCTTTCGTGAATTTGGCCAAGTTAAAAATTTGCATTTAAATCTTGACCGCCGCACTGGTTTCGTGAAG GGTTACGCTCTAATTGAATACGAGAACTTTGAGGAAGCACAAACTGCAATTGCAACACTTAATGGAACTGAGCTCCTTACTCAAAGAATTTTTGTTGATTGGGCCTTCAGCAAAGGTCCAGTCAAGCGTAGAAACGCGAGGAGAAG ATCGCCTGGAGCTCACCGTTCTAGGAGTCCCCCTAGGCGTAGATACTAA